A DNA window from Allokutzneria albata contains the following coding sequences:
- a CDS encoding LysE family translocator, which translates to MTGTTFLTYLATALLVVITPGLDTMLVLRHVVTGGRRGGMAASVGVSLGSVVWGTASVLGITALLTASQFAYDVLRYAGAGYLVWLGASALWKSRRPAAAVAVADAAPPTSAWGSLRAGLLTNLLNPKVGVFYLSLLPQFLPTTGGTTGWAALMIAVHAGSGLLWLFGVVWLATRAKRLLARERVRRWLDRTTAAVLLGLGVKLAFENH; encoded by the coding sequence GTGACGGGAACGACGTTCCTCACCTACCTGGCGACCGCGTTGCTCGTGGTGATCACACCGGGGCTGGACACGATGCTGGTGCTGCGGCACGTCGTGACCGGCGGCCGGCGCGGCGGCATGGCCGCGTCCGTCGGCGTCTCGCTGGGCAGCGTGGTGTGGGGAACAGCGAGCGTGCTCGGCATCACCGCCCTGCTCACCGCGTCCCAGTTCGCCTACGACGTGCTGCGCTACGCGGGCGCGGGCTACCTGGTGTGGCTCGGCGCTTCGGCGCTGTGGAAGTCCCGCCGCCCGGCCGCCGCCGTGGCTGTCGCCGACGCGGCGCCGCCGACCAGCGCGTGGGGTTCGCTGCGCGCGGGACTGCTGACCAATCTGCTCAACCCGAAGGTCGGCGTCTTCTACCTGAGCCTGCTGCCGCAGTTCCTGCCGACGACCGGTGGCACCACGGGCTGGGCCGCGCTGATGATCGCCGTGCACGCGGGCTCCGGTCTGCTGTGGCTTTTCGGCGTCGTGTGGCTGGCGACTCGGGCCAAGCGGCTCCTCGCCCGCGAGCGCGTCCGGCGGTGGCTGGACCGGACCACCGCGGCCGTACTGCTCGGCCTCGGCGTGAAGCTGGCCTTCGAGAACCACTGA
- a CDS encoding ParA family protein, with amino-acid sequence MHTVAVLSLKGGVGKTTVVLGLASAALRRGVRTLVVDLDPQCNATSALEPEETEASLYDVLENPTRSTLRAAIAPSGWGEEIDVLVGTEDGEAHNDHDPGVKQLHRLSDALGKVNGLLAEDELPYQVVLLDCPPSLGRLTRSALVAADRALLVTEPTIFAVSGVQRAFEAVQNERETSNPGLQPLGVVVNRVRPRSHEHQFRINELRDIFGPLVMPVSLPDRLAVQQAQGACTPIHQWGTPGAREVALAFNLLLARVLRSARGRRKEQDLEELEELEAEA; translated from the coding sequence GTGCATACGGTGGCAGTGCTGAGCCTCAAGGGTGGTGTTGGCAAGACGACCGTGGTGCTGGGCCTGGCTTCGGCGGCCTTGCGACGCGGTGTCCGCACCCTGGTGGTCGACCTCGACCCCCAGTGCAACGCCACATCGGCGCTTGAGCCGGAGGAGACCGAGGCCAGCCTCTACGACGTCCTGGAGAACCCGACCCGCTCGACACTGCGCGCCGCCATCGCGCCGAGCGGATGGGGTGAGGAGATCGACGTCCTCGTCGGCACCGAGGACGGAGAGGCCCACAACGACCACGACCCCGGCGTGAAGCAGCTGCACCGGCTCTCCGACGCGCTGGGCAAGGTCAACGGCCTGCTGGCCGAGGACGAGCTGCCCTACCAGGTGGTGCTGCTGGACTGCCCGCCGTCGCTGGGCAGGCTCACCCGATCCGCCCTGGTCGCGGCCGACCGGGCGCTGCTGGTCACCGAGCCGACGATCTTCGCGGTCTCCGGGGTGCAGCGCGCCTTCGAGGCGGTGCAGAACGAGCGGGAGACCAGCAACCCCGGGCTCCAGCCCCTGGGCGTGGTGGTCAACCGGGTCCGCCCGCGCTCGCACGAGCACCAGTTCCGCATCAACGAGCTGCGCGACATCTTCGGGCCGCTGGTGATGCCGGTGTCGCTGCCGGACCGCCTCGCGGTGCAGCAGGCGCAGGGTGCGTGCACACCCATCCACCAGTGGGGTACCCCAGGAGCGCGCGAGGTTGCTCTGGCCTTCAACCTGCTGCTGGCCCGCGTGCTGCGCTCCGCCCGGGGCCGCCGCAAGGAGCAGGACCTGGAGGAGCTGGAGGAACTGGAGGCAGAGGCGTGA